One Campylobacter sp. RM16192 genomic region harbors:
- the trpB gene encoding tryptophan synthase subunit beta, protein MNTKAYFGKFGGQFVPETVMFALEELEEAYEKIAGTQEFKDELNDLLKHYVGRPSPLYHAKRLSEHYGHEIYLKREDLNHTGAHKINNALGQALLAKKMGKKKLLAETGAGQHGVATATAAALLGLECDVYMGATDVARQQLNAFRMDLLGAKVVSIHDGLKTLKEATTAAIQAWVNEIESSFYVIGSAVGPHPYPKIVRELQSVIGSETKEQLKEYGVKADYIIACVGGGSNAIGIFSGFLEDISVNLVGIEAAGLGADTPYHAATLTKGREGIIHGMKTIVLQDDFGMIAPVHSISAGLDYPGVGPEHAHLHDIKRVKYQAVSDDECINALRLTSRLEGIIPAIESSHALAYLEKLCPNLDKKSVIVVNVSGRGDKDMNTVMSYEKGKIYG, encoded by the coding sequence ATGAACACTAAAGCATATTTTGGTAAATTTGGCGGGCAGTTCGTGCCTGAAACGGTTATGTTCGCGCTTGAAGAGCTTGAAGAAGCTTACGAAAAGATAGCCGGCACGCAGGAGTTTAAAGACGAGCTTAACGATCTGCTAAAGCACTATGTGGGTCGCCCTAGCCCGCTTTATCACGCAAAGCGACTAAGCGAGCATTATGGGCATGAAATTTATCTAAAACGCGAAGATCTAAACCACACCGGCGCTCACAAGATAAATAACGCCCTCGGTCAAGCCCTATTAGCTAAAAAAATGGGCAAAAAAAAGCTCTTAGCCGAAACGGGAGCGGGACAGCACGGAGTGGCGACTGCGACTGCTGCGGCACTTCTTGGGCTAGAGTGCGATGTGTATATGGGCGCAACCGATGTGGCGCGCCAGCAACTAAATGCCTTTAGAATGGATCTGCTCGGCGCAAAAGTTGTAAGCATTCACGACGGCTTAAAAACGCTTAAAGAGGCTACAACAGCAGCGATTCAAGCATGGGTAAATGAGATAGAAAGCAGCTTTTACGTCATAGGCTCTGCCGTGGGTCCTCATCCATACCCAAAAATCGTGCGAGAACTTCAAAGCGTCATCGGTAGCGAGACAAAAGAGCAGCTAAAAGAATACGGAGTAAAGGCCGACTACATCATAGCTTGCGTAGGCGGCGGAAGCAATGCGATAGGAATTTTTAGCGGATTTTTAGAAGATATTAGCGTAAATTTAGTGGGCATAGAAGCAGCCGGACTTGGAGCGGATACTCCATATCACGCAGCCACGCTTACCAAAGGGCGCGAAGGCATCATACACGGCATGAAGACTATCGTGTTACAAGATGACTTCGGCATGATAGCGCCCGTACATAGTATCTCGGCGGGTCTTGACTACCCGGGAGTGGGACCTGAGCATGCGCACCTGCACGATATAAAGCGCGTAAAATATCAAGCCGTAAGCGATGATGAGTGCATAAACGCGCTTCGTCTTACAAGCCGCCTTGAAGGCATAATCCCTGCGATAGAGAGCTCGCATGCGCTTGCGTATTTAGAAAAACTATGTCCGAATTTAGATAAAAAAAGCGTTATCGTAGTAAACGTATCGGGCAGAGGCGATAAAGATATGAACACGGTAATGAGCTATGAGAAAGGAAAAATTTATGGCTAA